A stretch of DNA from Carassius carassius chromosome 22, fCarCar2.1, whole genome shotgun sequence:
TCCTTCTTAACATTTTCCAACTGGAGCGTCGCATGTGCAAATGTAGAGTTATGTGGACACCTATCACTGAGGTCTGGCCCAGTGTCTTCATGGGAAATGAGTAAGTCAACACACTTCTATCACATGAACCAAACACTATGCAGTTATATTTTTCTCATTGTCAGGAGTTATTTTTTAAGTCTTCACTCTAAATCCTATTTAATGAAAGACTAATCTAGGCTGTTGTGTTCTTCCGCAGGGAGACAGCAATGGACCGAGTCAAACTGAAGGAGATGGGTATTACTCACATCCTGAACACTGCGGCGTACAAGGAATATCCAGAAGGAAAGATCGATAAAAAAGCGGGATATTACCAAGAAATGAACATCACTTACTATGGTGTGCTTGTAATGGATGAACACAGGTTTGACATCAGCAAGGACTTATTCCCAGCTTCAGAATTCATCCACAAGGCCCTAAGTAACACAGAAAGTAAgagctgacacacaaacacaatttatCATACATCATTTATCTTACAGTGATAAACTGTGTATGGATGAATttgaatgtctttctttttttctcagataaATTGTTAGTGCACTGCATAGATGGTGTCAGCCGCTCTGCCACATTTTTTCTGGCATACCTGATGACCCACCATGAAATGTTGTTGGAGGATGCCATCGACCACGTCATACACAAGAGATGGATCAGGCCAAACAGGGACTTCTTGAAGCAGCTGATAACCCTCAATTCAAACCTCGTAACACAGGGGAAACTACAGATAAGAAAACCGATAAACACAGATAAAACAAAAAACGGAGAGGACCCAGTTGCGCACCCTGTTCCAGAACCATTGTGTGAGCCAGGTCCAAGCAAACCTAAACCAGAACCTCAAGTGGCAAAAGAGCTTTCAGTATTAGAAAGTCATGTCTCTCTAAGTGTCCTTCAGCTCCAGGATCGCCTGGATGAATATACTTTGTACTGCACACCTGTCACTGAGGTCTGGCCCAATGTCTTCATTGGAAATGAGTAAGTCTAAAACACATATTACATATAATACAGTATGAAcaggaataatataatataatataatataatataatataatataatataatataatataatattcatataaaataaatgtggcaAGTGGGGCGGGGTTAAGAGCTGTGGGAATGGGTCGAGGCCGTtggagtaattggaaatgagcgacaccttgccactcactggtctcgagtcccacagaggaacTCCAGAAGGATAAAAAGAGGAGATACGACAGGgaaggcctgggttttattttgtgttttggttttgtttgtgtgtggcaGTTATCCGCAAGGGGCTGTCATGCTGTTGCgtgtttattttattgaagtTCCGCCTCCTTTTTCCCGATTTGCAAACGTTGTTACAGTGAAAGTGTTGTGTTCTTGTGCAGAGAGACGGCAAGAAACCGAGCCAAACTGAAAGGGATGGGTATTACTCACATCCTGaatgctgcggcagtggagaagaGCTTGAAGGTCTTGTTTGAAATTCCAAGCAAGAAAAGCCTAAAAGGAAAGGTCAATACAGGAGTGGCATATTACCAAGGCAGGAGCATCAATTACTATGATGTGCCTGCAGAAGACAAATGCTCATTTAACATCAGCGAGTACTTCTTCCCAGCCGCACAGTTCATCCACCAGGCATTGAGTAACCCAGAGAGTAAGAGctgatgcacacagacacacacgtcaTTTATTAAGTGTCCTACAGTTATAAGCTGTCTAGGAATTACTTAGTTTTGAGTgtctttctatttttatttccacAGTTAAGGTGTTGGTGCACTGCAAAAAGGGTCTCAGTCGCTCTGCCACACTTGTTCTGGCATATCTGATGATTTACCATGACATGATGGTGGAGGATGCCATTGACCATGTCATGGAGGCGAGACACATCAGACCCAACATAGGCTTCTTGAAGCAACTGACAAACCTCAATTCAAACCTCAAAAGTCAGCGGATACTACAGTTAAAAAAAGGTCTACAGTAAAAAATCAGATCAAAGTTGAAAAAAGAAACggataaaaaaacacttaatgcaaaataaaaacaaatatgtaaaacAGTTTgtctaaattatattaaaatgagcattatttattatttataggaGTAGCATCATGGCAACAGAAATACACACGtattacaaacttaaaaaaaagtaaagtaacacCTCGCCTGCACAAGATGTAAGTGCCTCTTCAAAAGCACATAGAACTAATCAAAATTTGACCTACTCCAAACCTTCTTTAAGTAGGTTTTTTAAGTAGTAAACCTACTTTAAGTGGGTTTGGAGTAATGTCATTAAGTACCTGAAATGTTGCTGAAAaggtcaataaacaataaataaataaaaaaagtctttgTAATGGCCTCATATTTGCTTCATTGCAGAAAGGTTTTATGAAATGTTTCTACATTCTGTGGAAACCTTCTTCATTGGCAAAAGAAGAAAATACTAACCTGATTCCAAGCACACATTACGCATTATATGGATTGGCTGTTAGGATCTGCTTATAAGCCGTCTGCGATTGCACAGTTGAAAAGATTGCATATTGGCCAAGATGGCTTGTCTAAGATCCTTCTTAAGTTTTTGCAAGATCGCTGCCTGGAGTCCTGGCTTTTCTGAGGTAGTTTATAGGTAGCCACACTTGCCCTCTGACCTTGTCTCCAGATAGGGGTTATTACAGGGTCAGAAGAGGAGTTTAATGGACCCTGACCAAGGTGGAGATGTATCACTCAAATGCTGCTGATCTAACCTTCGCCCCCCTGAAATTCTTATCTACGTCagtgtgtgggaagatttgcataacgcctcccagatgttcacgcaaagaaagaacaTTTCCATCTCAGGCTTGAGGCATtctgccaatcacaacgcactgtaTAGCTGGCCAACCACAGCACCCCTCACTTTTAAGAGACACAAGAGCCTTGTGAAAATCGACTCGTTTCAGAAGGAGGGGCATATGCAGTatgttgaaaagttttttttaccttaaacggcataaacacatttcattacaccaaatacaccaaaaattatgttctttttagcagcataatatgacccctttaaactaataacaagacatacttacagtagctgattcagaagcgccagattgtcatatcaaagtcagaattacctcctctcctagcgACTCCTCCTACCTCCTCTCCtccttatccaaagcgacttacaaatgagaacaatagaagcagtcaaatCAACATGAGAACaaaaacagtatacaagtgccatgacaagtctcagttagtctattACAGAACGCATagacaggtgtttttttttttttatatagatctttgagatcttttttttttttagatttttttttataggttcaCGAAACAGTCATCCATAAAATATGTGGCTGTTCTGttgattcctaaatgcatctactttcagaaggccaaataaagtgcttttgctttcgcccagatacacacagcatctccctgacatggctgcttcactAACTGCGGTtcctgaaaccacaccttctttctttgcgtgaacatttgggcggcatttgGGCGTGGCAGGGTCTTTGTTTAATAATATCTCCTTGGTTTTGAGActatagtctttgcaactttagaaagtgaaagtcgtgaaatttgccaagtatggttaccatactcggaattggtgctctgcatttaacccatccaagtgcacacacacagcagtgagaagtgaacacaccgtaaacacatacccagagcagtgggcagctattgaTCCAGCACCCGTggagcaactttacagatctcattcaggcaccaagagcttgtaacactctaaagagaaaggaaaaattgaaattgcatcactTGACCCTTTTAAGATCGAATGGAGATTTTTACTTGAGTCTCCCATCTCACAATGGTCTACTTTAAAGCTTTAAAATAGATCTCAACAACTtcacacactgtgctcagataTTTTTCATTAGCTAGAGACTCTGTTGGACTCACATTTGTCTCCTCCAAAGTTTCAAACAAAATCTCAACAACCTCACACACTGTGCTCAGTTATTTCTCCTAGTCTAAAGACTCTGGTGGTGTCATATTTGTCTCCTTTAAAGCTTTAGATGAGACCTCACcaacatcacacactgtgctcagatttttCTCCTAGTCTAAAGACTCTAGATCTCTACACACGTGTCTCCTTTAAAGCTGTTGGACAGTGTTCTTCCTGCTTCCTATTTGCCTTGCTGCTGGTTTGTGATTGTAGCTTCATGTAGCTTTGTTTCGCTGTAGAATCTCTATCtttctatcactctctgtttttaaaagtgataaaatataacttaattcccaccatatttctgatattatctatcaatctaatctgattaatttgattattCGCTTTTATTCTAAATCCGCGAGTGCCGTGcacctgcattgcgttagcattcgttagcttgtcattagcgtttccGTTCGTGCCTATTGAGAATGAGGAGATGTCGTCACGACACAGCGCCCCGCCCCCAGAGACCGCGTCTCCTCCCCTTTCCGCCATTTTGGGAGGATAGCCACCAGCACAGTTCATTGTTTACATTGGTAGTAGAGGAGGTTGTCGCACTATTCTAGAATGCCTGGAAAACACTGCTGTGTAAAAAACTGCTACAGTGTCTCACACGATTGTCGTGGAAACCGTAGAAACcatttgttacagttttttcAATTCCCTACATAGAAAAAGCATGAGGGAGAGCATGTCTCCGATGTGACAAAGAGACGTCGGATTTCTTGGGTGTCTGTAAACTTGATTTTTTTCCCTCAcacagtaattttcattttgggtgaactatacagaCTAGCTGCTACATATTGTCACTATCCACGATATatattgttgcatttttgtattgcaatatattgtGACACGATATTGTTACACCCCCAATTGACACTATTTCATTTGAACTGAATGCCATCACTGTTTGATCCAGAGCTGCTGTAAGTTACAGCAGAAACAAACTttgttattttactgttattattattatattattaatctgctttgatacaatctggattgtaaaaagcactatataattaaaagtgacttgacttgacaaaaggtGAAGCAACTTACCTTTGCCAGTACAACGGTGTTTTCTCAGTTTGGGGGCTTGTAGATGACCAAGTCGCGCACCCAGCCGCAGCAGAATGTCTCGTAACTTTCCAAGGATTTCAGGCTTTTGAATTCTAGCATAGTGTAATAACTGATGCCAAAAACCAAGTAATTAACTATTTCCATGTAAGTGCAAGGTGGTAAAGAGTCTAGGTCTTTGTTCCATTCAGCTGCAGGCAGCTCGTGTGGGTCGACGTTTTTTATATTAGCCAGTTTCTGTAAATACCTCTGTTTGGCATTAGTAGTAAGTTTCTCCCTGAGTAGTAAGGACCCTTTTCTTTTGCCGCATTCTTCTCCATTTCTTCTtaatttctatattatatatatgtatttatatatattggccctggcaaccgatagcgtatCCTCCCAAAATGGTGGACGGGTGCAATTCGTCACGTGACAGCAAGCTACCGTGACGCATCTCCTCATTCTCaatatcgctgttttcttttctttttcctttctcctctcctctctcgctACTCTCGCTctggtttttcacaagttcaacAAACAACTGTTTGCACCAGGGCAACTGGTTCAtggggtcaaaacaccgctcttctgttccgatcaaaatattaaacaggttctccccactcagtgatgcacccactgtcacggttcgcgaatgcaccgtctccagctgtagtcatgttatgtcatgttgattggttcatgtgggtgttgccactgatcgcctgatcagcggcaggtgcatctcattccaactgcctatttaacgccctgtctttcgtctcctgtttgtcagatcgttgtttgaggtccatgtgttgatgtctgttcgtgctcctgtgttcctgtccttgccttgtttcctgtttcggtctcctttggattatcacagtcactcacggattatcaccacggatcaccgatctaccaccaccgtcatcgctaccaacgcactcagatcacctactcacctgtctgtgctgccatcgtggttcctgcgtcactcaccagcattcatccatcacaactcctgtcaataaactacctttacttgcatctgcctcctgtcctccattgttagcgtcacagaacgatctgaccaacatggaggcagcgagtaatcaaccttcctccctcgaagATTTCCTCaacgccagtgttcggaggatggactcccaggagcggactcttaacgacactggtcgcgcggttcaggctttagtgacgcaggtgtctgagctcacccgacagttccagctattacgagctcccactgcgccactcacaccgcctgttccaccagcaccatcggaggccccctcccagccggaaccacgtctcccgattccggaagcgtactcgggtgagcccgactattgtagagctttccttaaccgttgtgatatgcattttgccctccagcctagaactttcgccagtgagagggccaaggtggccttcgttctgaccctgctctctgggagggcggcattgtggggaacagcggtgtgggagaaccaggacccatgctgcgcctcgttccaggcgctctccgccgagatgagacgggtctttgatcgggtcGCCGCAGGACgtgaggcggccaggaggctggcggagttacgccagcatgagagatccgtctcggactattccatcaagttccggaccctggcggcggagtgccattggaacgaggaggcgcagtgggacatgttcctgcatgggctggctgaccgcgtcctgagggagatctacgccctggaccttcccccgtcgctcaatggacttattgagctggcccttcgggtcgatgcacgtctggcacggatggagaggagggggctactcaacaccctatccaggggaccggcagacgtgcggttcagcggcggggacgtggccagccccgtctacgatcacgagcccatgcaggtagggcgagctcggctttcccgggaggagaaggagaggcggaggtccctgggcctttgcctttactgcgggggagccggacatcaagcccacgcctgtccggtaaaaggccaggcccggtagtacgtatgaggctactatcaggtgggatctccgccgagaagacctcatcatcatcatcatcatcaccatcatcttctacgctcctcccggtatggctgcggtggtcagcacagacacatcactgtcaggcactactggattccggggcagaaggtaacttcatggacagcacattagcccacaagctccacatccctcagacctcttccgcaccacatcacggttcacgccctcactggtcagcaacttcccaccatatcatacatcactgaagacattacactcatcacctctggcaatcactccgagaccatctcttttcacatccttgactctccgctggcacccattgtcctcggacacccttggctcctcctccacaaccctagcattgactggctctctaactccgttttgtcttggtctaaaaggtgtcatgagtcttgtctagtgtctgcctgtccgtctgtgtctgtgtctgtgttgcacaggaggcggtggatttgtctaacgtgcccgctgagaacctccatctgaaggaagtgttcagtaagtttcgggctgcttctcttcctccgcatcgtccttgcgactgtgccatagatttactatcaggtaagtctccgcctaagggcaaactctattcacttcctgttccagagagggaggctatggagaaatatatttctgattctctagctcctaaattcatccgcccttcctcttctcctgcgggggcggggttcttttttgtgggaaagaaggacggatctctgcgaccttgtattgattaccggggactgaacaacatcaacgTAAAGAATatttatcctttgccgttgatgtcttcggccttcgagaggttgcagggagcgtcaattttcacaaaactggacttacgcaatgcgtatcatttggttcggatcagggagggggatgaatggaagaccgcttttaacacccccagagggcactttgaatacttggttatgcccttcgggctctccaactccccagcggtcttccaggcactcgtcaacgacgtgctgcgagatatgatcgatcagttcatttatgtctacctggacgacatattgatttttttcttcttctctccaggaacatgtgcagcacgtccaacgagtgcttcagaggttgctagagaatgggctttttgtcaaggcggagaaatgcgaatttcctgcacagtcaattccatttttggggtatatcgtgtcgactgagggaatacgcatggatcccgagaaggttaaggctgtggtagaatggccaagcccagattcccgtaaggccctacagaggtttctggggtttgctaacttctaccggcgttttattcgcaacttcagccaactagccgcacctctgaccgccttgacctccgccaagactgcgttcaggtggtcggacacagctgaggctgtgtttgccaaactgaagagccgtttcatttcagcccctattctgattacccctgaccctacacgtcagttcgtggtggaggtcgacgcatcagaggtgggggtaggagcggtgttatctcaacgttctcccttagacgacaaggtccacccttgcgcgtatttttcatatcgtttatctccggcagaacgaaattactatattggtaaccgagaattgttggcaattaagatggcattggaggaatggcgacactggttagagggatcgggggttccttttatagtatggactgaccacatgaatttagagtacattagcaccgccaagaggttgaactccaggcaggctcggtgggcacttttttcggacgttttgactttactatctcgtaccgcccgggttccaaaaatatcaaacccgattctttgtcgcgtatttttgaccattccgaacgcccgtccactcccgagtgtatttttcctgagacattagtggtctccactctcacatgggagatcgaatcgaaggtcagaacggccttagaaggggtaacgcctccgcccgggtgcccaccgaaccgtttatttgtgccggagggattaaggtccaacgttatccagtggggacattgctcgaatgtagcttgccatccaggggttaaccgtactagatttttagtcaagcaacgattctggtggccacttatggctcgcgacattcacagttttgttttggcttgctcggtttgtgccactggtaagacttccaatcggccccctgatgggttactccaaccgctgccggttccttcgagaccctggtcccacatcgctctagattttattatcgccctcccgccctcccagggcaacacggtagatTTAACCGTGGtagaccggttctcgaaggcggctcactttattcccttgcccaaattaccctcagccaaggagacagcgttgaccgtcgtagaccacgtctttcgtttacatggcctcccgatagacgtggtttccgacaggggaccccaatttgtggctaaattttggcaagaattctgtagactactgggagcgactgtaagtctgtcctcagggtttcacccccagagcaatggtcaaaccgagagagccaaccaagatttggaaagggtgttgcgatgttcaggcgcccttcctcttctcctgcgggggcggggttcttttttgtgggaaagaaggacggatctctgcgaccttgtattgattaccggggactgaacaacatcaacgTAAAGAATatttatcctttgccgttgatgtcttcggccttcgagaggttgcagggagcgtcaattttcacaaaactggacttacgcaatgcgtttcatttggttcggatcagggagggggatgaatggaagaccgcttttaacacccccagagggcactttgaatacttggccGAAGGCGggccactttattcccttgcccaaattaccctcagccaaggagacagcgttgaccgtcgtagaccacgtctttcgtttacatggcctcccgatagacgtggtttccgacaggggaccccaatttgtggctaaattttggcaagaattctgtagactactgggagcgactgtaagtctgtcctcagggtttcacccccagagcaatggtcaaaccgagagagccaaccaagatttggaaagggtgttgcgatgtttggtctccaagaatccttcctcctggagccaacaattgtctatggtggagtacgcccacaataccttaccagtatcagctacgggcctatctccttttgagtgtagtgtaggttaccagccacctattttttccagtatggaatccgaagttgcggtcccctccgctcacgccttcgtccagaggtgccaccgcacttggaccagagcccgtgagactctactccaagtgggggcgcgcaccaaggccaaggccgatcgccaccggtctaggcctcccgtatacgtcgtgggtcaaaaggtgtggctttcaaccaagaatattcctctccggtccgtatctaataaattggctcccaaatttattggcccgtttactgtcaccaaaatcattagtccggtggcagtccgccttaaactccctcctacgtacaggagaattcatcccacctttcatgtgtccaaaattaagcccgtttttcattctcccattaatccgcctaccccggtccctcccccaccgtgtctcgtagatggggagaccacctatttggtaaatcgaattctggactctagaaggaggggacgcggatttcagtacttggtggactgggagggttacggtccggaggagagaagttgggtacctgctagggacatcctggatcactcccttatcgatgatgacaatcgacaggtaagagattctggggacgccaggaggcgtccttaggaggaggggtactgtcacggttcgcgaatgcactgtctccagctgtagtcatgttatgtcatgttgattggttcatgtgggtgttgccactgatcgcctgatcagcggcaggtgcatctcattccaaccgcctatttaacgccctgtctttcgtctcctgtttgtcagattgttgtttgaggtccatgtgttgatgtctgttcgtgctcctgtgttcctgtccttgccctgtttcctgtttcggtctcctttggattatcacagtcactcacggattatcaccacggatcaccgatctaccaccaccgtcatcgctaccaacgcactcaaatcacctactcacctgtctgtgctgccatcgtggttcctgcgtcactcaccagcattcatccatcacaactcctgtcaataaactacctttacttgcatctgcctcctgtcctccattgttagcatcacacccactgagaaacctgatgaaagtgctgtaattattggcgattctattgtacggaacgtgaaaatAGAGACACCAGCAACTATAGTCCAATGTTTACCGGGAACCTTAATGTAAATACACTAAAATTGTTATTCACACTGGCGCTAGtgatgtttgacttcgccagtctgggatcattaaaaataacattaaagaggtgtgtgaacttgcaagcacgatgtcagacactgtaatatgctctgatCCCCTCCCTggttaccgtggtgatgagatgcatagcagattgtcatcactcaatggctggatgtctaagtggtgccacAGAATaacaggtttcatagacaattggacaagcttttggggcagacctgacctgttgaaaagagatggtcttcatccctcctggagtGTTGTCACTCTTCtcactagaaatatggcacatagtcttagagt
This window harbors:
- the LOC132098592 gene encoding uncharacterized protein LOC132098592, whose product is MNNEKTKSKVMKSNKICAFLQIRWKAVKKSFQKSRVEPIEIPAQPDPEPSCVPDPEAEAEVDLVDAHQLCVAGLNGPEPQVKTETQVTTELSMLHNVLLNIFQLERRMCKCRVMWTPITEVWPSVFMGNEETAMDRVKLKEMGITHILNTAAYKEYPEGKIDKKAGYYQEMNITYYGVLVMDEHRFDISKDLFPASEFIHKALSNTENKLLVHCIDGVSRSATFFLAYLMTHHEMLLEDAIDHVIHKRWIRPNRDFLKQLITLNSNLVTQGKLQIRKPINTDKTKNGEDPVAHPVPEPLCEPGPSKPKPEPQVAKELSVLESHVSLSVLQLQDRLDEYTLYCTPVTEVWPNVFIGNEETARNRAKLKGMGITHILNAAAVEKSLKVLFEIPSKKSLKGKVNTGVAYYQGRSINYYDVPAEDKCSFNISEYFFPAAQFIHQALSNPEIKVLVHCKKGLSRSATLVLAYLMIYHDMMVEDAIDHVMEARHIRPNIGFLKQLTNLNSNLKSQRILQLKKGLQ